In Anopheles gambiae chromosome 2, idAnoGambNW_F1_1, whole genome shotgun sequence, a single window of DNA contains:
- the LOC1281711 gene encoding uncharacterized protein LOC1281711 isoform X1 has product MYIGAAYIHRSFRMSHYQDEWPEEDFMNSLLKMDDTMLFSEPPATHTGGADELDDFMRQLNYSYTADTYLGEQQVTSPLSSHASTDQEFHGFPSTTDGGSSSASLDGYFDEGYGVRMQDKPELMNVDFSMLNVLDPGSPIEPEHISSAASDSGLSSDHLDLDPNTEYEALSPGMSSPGPSISERGGQNSPPRFTISVKQEPSVPTTPTATAQQPPVTVQQVQPVVPRQQPAVLAQPMAATQRTAQTTATTAVPVRSAEKLIGTKTAIVTNGAPTVLKTSANKTATTTVYQQPGTGMKSLIANGTKRLIASTNGISASTVPQQLVGSNGKELKIIRMATMKNGQTVAVANGLTTAGTTGTNKKVTLQLKNSTLKAGVGGTGGSTIIPKNVVLTTSSSGTNGHSSAATTTTTTTTTVPGVRKIIRMQQQTQQNGRQILVPVTIQDLRTIKIVNSTNMKGRSSANIKLAAANMLQQSKQGLIQKNVVLSKDQLLLDDGVLSDAGGPSSSSDSESYVFEDIMQQSSAVLAEVERQQQKHHSSIISDSDVEPDGDDGDDDDVDMEEIGKGRNQNGTYQKLMLTAEEKRLLAKEGISLPTSYPLTKHEERELKRIRRKIRNKISAQDSRKRKKEYVDGLEERVKQCTEENQNLVKRIKILQSQNHDLVSQMKRIQSLLTKGTSKTTQPATCLMVLLISMALVAVPNLKLGNTATQQNIQDSIEMSELMQDPANDKLQVVQQSRRALLFDTKEQSHAAATAEEELNFDEIMSSFNANALIANEHDYFSELDGGRSGGGEPLSAKRSKLLLPTTTTLIDYDVDDDVWNGGSKIRIKQEAAGSMSPDSSSSNGNGNNELFEQKVREFQASLQKSIRDAAEEHTTGMMMAAKYDLNSEVIVDRDLFDLVGKQQQQQQDGGLYEMSLDTFSKAGLNNGGIDLLGSVRAEPTVVSADSTGGDASDARKLNASQQIQQQNNKRKLLL; this is encoded by the exons CTGTTCAGCGAGCCGCCGGCCACCCATACCGGCGGGGCGGACGAGCTGGACGACTTTATGCGGCAGCTCAACTACAGCTACACGGCGGACACGTACCTCGGGGAGCAGCAGGTCACGTCCCCACTATCATCCCACGCCTCAACCGATCAAGAGTTCCACGGATTCCCGAGCACCACGGACGGCGGAAGCAGCAGCGCCTCGCTGGACGGGTACTTTGACGAAGGGTACGGCGTCCGGATGCAGGACAAGCCCGAGCTGATGAACGTCGACTTTAGCATGCTGAACGTGCTCGATCCCGGCAGTCCCATCGAACCGGAGCACATCTCGTCGGCCGCTTCCGACAGCGGACTGTCCAGCGACCATCTCGACCT TGACCCGAACACGGAATATGAAGCCCTCAGTCCGGGTATGTCCTCGCCCGGTCCGTCCATCAGCGAACGGGGTGGACAGAACTCGCCGCCCCGCTTCACGATATCGGTAAAGCAAGAGCCGTCCGTCCCGACCACCCCGACAGCAACAGCTCAGCAGCCCCCAGTCACCGTTCAGCAGGTTCAGCCGGTTGTACCACGACAGCAGCCGGCGGTTCTAGCGCAACCGATGGCGGCCACCCAGCGTACGGCGCAAACCACTGCGACAACTGCTGTGCCCGTTCGCTCTGCTGAAAAGCTGATAGGCACCAAAACAGCGATCGTCACTAACGGAGCGCCAACCGTGCTGAAAACGTCGGCAAACAAaacggccaccaccaccgtgtaCCAGCAGCCGGGAACGGGCATGAAATCACTGATCGCCAACGGCACGAAGCGACTGATCGCATCGACCAATGGCATTAGTGCGTCGACGGTCCCCCAGCAGCTGGTCGGCAGCAACGGCAAGGAGCTGAAGATTATCCGCATGGCCACGATGAAGAACGGACAAACGGTGGCAGTTGCCAACGGGCTGACGACGGCCGGTACGACCGGCACTAACAAAAAAGTTACCCTGCAGCTCAAAAACTCGACGCTAAAGGCGGGCGTCGGCGGCACCGGCGGCAGCACGATCATTCCCAAGAACGTAGTCCTGACCACGTCGAGCAGTGGCACGAATGGTCACAGCAGcgcggccaccaccaccaccaccaccaccaccaccgtgcccGGTGTGCGCAAAATCATACgcatgcagcagcagacgcAGCAGAACGGGCGGCAGATACTGGTGCCGGTGACGATTCAGGACCTGCGCACGATCAAGATCGTCAACTCGACCAACATGAAGGGCAGATCGTCGGCCAACATCAAGCTGGCGGCGGCTAACATGCTGCAGCAGTCGAAGCAAGGGCTAATACAGAAGAACGTGGTGCTGAGCAAggatcagctgctgctggacgatgGCGTGCTGTCCGATGCGGGCGGCCCCAGCTCGTCCTCCGACTCGGAAAGCTACGTGTTCGAGGACATTATGCAGCAGAGCAGCGCGGTGCTGGCGGAGGTCGAgcgacagcagcagaagcatcacagcagcatcatcagcgaCTCGGACGTCGAGCCGGACGGTGACGATGGGGACGACGATGACGTCGACATGGAGGAGATTGGCAAGGGCCGCAACCAGAACGGCACGTACCAGAAGCTGATGCTGACGGCGGAGGAGAAGCGGCTGCTGGCGAAGGAAGGCATCTCGCTGCCGACCAGCTACCCGCTCACCAAGCACGAGGAGCGCGAGCTGAAGCGCATCCGGCGGAAGATTCGGAACAAAATTTCCGCCCAAGATTCGCGCAAGCGCAAGAAGGAGTACGTCGACGGGCTGGAGGAAAG AGTGAAACAATGCACCGAAGAGAACCAGAATCTGGTGAAACGAATCAAGATTCTGCAGAGTCAAAATCACGACCTCGTTAGCCAGATGAAGCGCATCCAGTCGCTGCTGACCAAGGGCACGAGCAAAACGACCCAACCGGCCACCTgcctgatggtgctgctgatcAGCATGGCGCTGGTTGCCGTGCCGAACCTGAAGCTGGGCAACACGGCCACCCAGCAGAACATACAGGACTCGATCGAAATGTCCGAGCTGATGCAGGACCCGGCCAACGACAAGCTGCAGGTGGTGCAGCAGAGCCGCCGTGCACTGCTATTCGACACGAAGGAACAATCGcacgctgccgccaccgccgaggAGGAGCTGAACTTTGACGAGATCATGTCATCGTTCAACGCCAACGCGCTGATCGCCAACGAGCACGACTACTTCAGCGAGCTGGACGGAGGGCGGTCGGGCGGTGGTGAGCCGCTGTCGGCCAAGCGCTCCAAGCTGCTGCTACCGACGACCACGACGCTGATCGACTACGACGTCGATGACGACGTGTGGAACGGGGGCAGCAAGATACGCATCAAGCAGGAAGCGGCCGGATCCATGTCgccggacagcagcagcagcaacggcaacggcaacaaCGAGCTGTTCGAGCAGAAGGTGCGCGAGTTCCAGGCATCGCTGCAGAAAAGCATCCGCGATGCGGCCGAAGAACACACCACCGGCATGATGATGGCGGCCAAGTACGACCTCAACAGTGAGGTCATTGTGGATCGCGATCTGTTCGATTTGGtcggcaagcagcagcagcagcagcaggatggtGGACTGTACGAGATGTCTCTCGATACGTTCTCGAAGGCTGGCCTCAACAATGGCGGTATCGATCTGCTCGGTAGCGTTCGGGCCGAACCGACCGTTGTCAGTGCCGACTCGACCGGAGGTGATGCTAGTGACGCGCGGAAGCTTAACGCATCCCAGCAGATTCAGCAGCAGAACAACAAGCGTAAGCTGCTGCTGTAA
- the LOC1281711 gene encoding uncharacterized protein LOC1281711 isoform X3, whose product MSLAEDNDYMQDEWPEEDFMNSLLKMDDTMLFSEPPATHTGGADELDDFMRQLNYSYTADTYLGEQQVTSPLSSHASTDQEFHGFPSTTDGGSSSASLDGYFDEGYGVRMQDKPELMNVDFSMLNVLDPGSPIEPEHISSAASDSGLSSDHLDLDPNTEYEALSPGMSSPGPSISERGGQNSPPRFTISVKQEPSVPTTPTATAQQPPVTVQQVQPVVPRQQPAVLAQPMAATQRTAQTTATTAVPVRSAEKLIGTKTAIVTNGAPTVLKTSANKTATTTVYQQPGTGMKSLIANGTKRLIASTNGISASTVPQQLVGSNGKELKIIRMATMKNGQTVAVANGLTTAGTTGTNKKVTLQLKNSTLKAGVGGTGGSTIIPKNVVLTTSSSGTNGHSSAATTTTTTTTTVPGVRKIIRMQQQTQQNGRQILVPVTIQDLRTIKIVNSTNMKGRSSANIKLAAANMLQQSKQGLIQKNVVLSKDQLLLDDGVLSDAGGPSSSSDSESYVFEDIMQQSSAVLAEVERQQQKHHSSIISDSDVEPDGDDGDDDDVDMEEIGKGRNQNGTYQKLMLTAEEKRLLAKEGISLPTSYPLTKHEERELKRIRRKIRNKISAQDSRKRKKEYVDGLEERVKQCTEENQNLVKRIKILQSQNHDLVSQMKRIQSLLTKGTSKTTQPATCLMVLLISMALVAVPNLKLGNTATQQNIQDSIEMSELMQDPANDKLQVVQQSRRALLFDTKEQSHAAATAEEELNFDEIMSSFNANALIANEHDYFSELDGGRSGGGEPLSAKRSKLLLPTTTTLIDYDVDDDVWNGGSKIRIKQEAAGSMSPDSSSSNGNGNNELFEQKVREFQASLQKSIRDAAEEHTTGMMMAAKYDLNSEVIVDRDLFDLVGKQQQQQQDGGLYEMSLDTFSKAGLNNGGIDLLGSVRAEPTVVSADSTGGDASDARKLNASQQIQQQNNKRKLLL is encoded by the exons CTGTTCAGCGAGCCGCCGGCCACCCATACCGGCGGGGCGGACGAGCTGGACGACTTTATGCGGCAGCTCAACTACAGCTACACGGCGGACACGTACCTCGGGGAGCAGCAGGTCACGTCCCCACTATCATCCCACGCCTCAACCGATCAAGAGTTCCACGGATTCCCGAGCACCACGGACGGCGGAAGCAGCAGCGCCTCGCTGGACGGGTACTTTGACGAAGGGTACGGCGTCCGGATGCAGGACAAGCCCGAGCTGATGAACGTCGACTTTAGCATGCTGAACGTGCTCGATCCCGGCAGTCCCATCGAACCGGAGCACATCTCGTCGGCCGCTTCCGACAGCGGACTGTCCAGCGACCATCTCGACCT TGACCCGAACACGGAATATGAAGCCCTCAGTCCGGGTATGTCCTCGCCCGGTCCGTCCATCAGCGAACGGGGTGGACAGAACTCGCCGCCCCGCTTCACGATATCGGTAAAGCAAGAGCCGTCCGTCCCGACCACCCCGACAGCAACAGCTCAGCAGCCCCCAGTCACCGTTCAGCAGGTTCAGCCGGTTGTACCACGACAGCAGCCGGCGGTTCTAGCGCAACCGATGGCGGCCACCCAGCGTACGGCGCAAACCACTGCGACAACTGCTGTGCCCGTTCGCTCTGCTGAAAAGCTGATAGGCACCAAAACAGCGATCGTCACTAACGGAGCGCCAACCGTGCTGAAAACGTCGGCAAACAAaacggccaccaccaccgtgtaCCAGCAGCCGGGAACGGGCATGAAATCACTGATCGCCAACGGCACGAAGCGACTGATCGCATCGACCAATGGCATTAGTGCGTCGACGGTCCCCCAGCAGCTGGTCGGCAGCAACGGCAAGGAGCTGAAGATTATCCGCATGGCCACGATGAAGAACGGACAAACGGTGGCAGTTGCCAACGGGCTGACGACGGCCGGTACGACCGGCACTAACAAAAAAGTTACCCTGCAGCTCAAAAACTCGACGCTAAAGGCGGGCGTCGGCGGCACCGGCGGCAGCACGATCATTCCCAAGAACGTAGTCCTGACCACGTCGAGCAGTGGCACGAATGGTCACAGCAGcgcggccaccaccaccaccaccaccaccaccaccgtgcccGGTGTGCGCAAAATCATACgcatgcagcagcagacgcAGCAGAACGGGCGGCAGATACTGGTGCCGGTGACGATTCAGGACCTGCGCACGATCAAGATCGTCAACTCGACCAACATGAAGGGCAGATCGTCGGCCAACATCAAGCTGGCGGCGGCTAACATGCTGCAGCAGTCGAAGCAAGGGCTAATACAGAAGAACGTGGTGCTGAGCAAggatcagctgctgctggacgatgGCGTGCTGTCCGATGCGGGCGGCCCCAGCTCGTCCTCCGACTCGGAAAGCTACGTGTTCGAGGACATTATGCAGCAGAGCAGCGCGGTGCTGGCGGAGGTCGAgcgacagcagcagaagcatcacagcagcatcatcagcgaCTCGGACGTCGAGCCGGACGGTGACGATGGGGACGACGATGACGTCGACATGGAGGAGATTGGCAAGGGCCGCAACCAGAACGGCACGTACCAGAAGCTGATGCTGACGGCGGAGGAGAAGCGGCTGCTGGCGAAGGAAGGCATCTCGCTGCCGACCAGCTACCCGCTCACCAAGCACGAGGAGCGCGAGCTGAAGCGCATCCGGCGGAAGATTCGGAACAAAATTTCCGCCCAAGATTCGCGCAAGCGCAAGAAGGAGTACGTCGACGGGCTGGAGGAAAG AGTGAAACAATGCACCGAAGAGAACCAGAATCTGGTGAAACGAATCAAGATTCTGCAGAGTCAAAATCACGACCTCGTTAGCCAGATGAAGCGCATCCAGTCGCTGCTGACCAAGGGCACGAGCAAAACGACCCAACCGGCCACCTgcctgatggtgctgctgatcAGCATGGCGCTGGTTGCCGTGCCGAACCTGAAGCTGGGCAACACGGCCACCCAGCAGAACATACAGGACTCGATCGAAATGTCCGAGCTGATGCAGGACCCGGCCAACGACAAGCTGCAGGTGGTGCAGCAGAGCCGCCGTGCACTGCTATTCGACACGAAGGAACAATCGcacgctgccgccaccgccgaggAGGAGCTGAACTTTGACGAGATCATGTCATCGTTCAACGCCAACGCGCTGATCGCCAACGAGCACGACTACTTCAGCGAGCTGGACGGAGGGCGGTCGGGCGGTGGTGAGCCGCTGTCGGCCAAGCGCTCCAAGCTGCTGCTACCGACGACCACGACGCTGATCGACTACGACGTCGATGACGACGTGTGGAACGGGGGCAGCAAGATACGCATCAAGCAGGAAGCGGCCGGATCCATGTCgccggacagcagcagcagcaacggcaacggcaacaaCGAGCTGTTCGAGCAGAAGGTGCGCGAGTTCCAGGCATCGCTGCAGAAAAGCATCCGCGATGCGGCCGAAGAACACACCACCGGCATGATGATGGCGGCCAAGTACGACCTCAACAGTGAGGTCATTGTGGATCGCGATCTGTTCGATTTGGtcggcaagcagcagcagcagcagcaggatggtGGACTGTACGAGATGTCTCTCGATACGTTCTCGAAGGCTGGCCTCAACAATGGCGGTATCGATCTGCTCGGTAGCGTTCGGGCCGAACCGACCGTTGTCAGTGCCGACTCGACCGGAGGTGATGCTAGTGACGCGCGGAAGCTTAACGCATCCCAGCAGATTCAGCAGCAGAACAACAAGCGTAAGCTGCTGCTGTAA
- the LOC1281711 gene encoding uncharacterized protein LOC1281711 isoform X2 has protein sequence MMEGDINNFLFGQDEWPEEDFMNSLLKMDDTMLFSEPPATHTGGADELDDFMRQLNYSYTADTYLGEQQVTSPLSSHASTDQEFHGFPSTTDGGSSSASLDGYFDEGYGVRMQDKPELMNVDFSMLNVLDPGSPIEPEHISSAASDSGLSSDHLDLDPNTEYEALSPGMSSPGPSISERGGQNSPPRFTISVKQEPSVPTTPTATAQQPPVTVQQVQPVVPRQQPAVLAQPMAATQRTAQTTATTAVPVRSAEKLIGTKTAIVTNGAPTVLKTSANKTATTTVYQQPGTGMKSLIANGTKRLIASTNGISASTVPQQLVGSNGKELKIIRMATMKNGQTVAVANGLTTAGTTGTNKKVTLQLKNSTLKAGVGGTGGSTIIPKNVVLTTSSSGTNGHSSAATTTTTTTTTVPGVRKIIRMQQQTQQNGRQILVPVTIQDLRTIKIVNSTNMKGRSSANIKLAAANMLQQSKQGLIQKNVVLSKDQLLLDDGVLSDAGGPSSSSDSESYVFEDIMQQSSAVLAEVERQQQKHHSSIISDSDVEPDGDDGDDDDVDMEEIGKGRNQNGTYQKLMLTAEEKRLLAKEGISLPTSYPLTKHEERELKRIRRKIRNKISAQDSRKRKKEYVDGLEERVKQCTEENQNLVKRIKILQSQNHDLVSQMKRIQSLLTKGTSKTTQPATCLMVLLISMALVAVPNLKLGNTATQQNIQDSIEMSELMQDPANDKLQVVQQSRRALLFDTKEQSHAAATAEEELNFDEIMSSFNANALIANEHDYFSELDGGRSGGGEPLSAKRSKLLLPTTTTLIDYDVDDDVWNGGSKIRIKQEAAGSMSPDSSSSNGNGNNELFEQKVREFQASLQKSIRDAAEEHTTGMMMAAKYDLNSEVIVDRDLFDLVGKQQQQQQDGGLYEMSLDTFSKAGLNNGGIDLLGSVRAEPTVVSADSTGGDASDARKLNASQQIQQQNNKRKLLL, from the exons CTGTTCAGCGAGCCGCCGGCCACCCATACCGGCGGGGCGGACGAGCTGGACGACTTTATGCGGCAGCTCAACTACAGCTACACGGCGGACACGTACCTCGGGGAGCAGCAGGTCACGTCCCCACTATCATCCCACGCCTCAACCGATCAAGAGTTCCACGGATTCCCGAGCACCACGGACGGCGGAAGCAGCAGCGCCTCGCTGGACGGGTACTTTGACGAAGGGTACGGCGTCCGGATGCAGGACAAGCCCGAGCTGATGAACGTCGACTTTAGCATGCTGAACGTGCTCGATCCCGGCAGTCCCATCGAACCGGAGCACATCTCGTCGGCCGCTTCCGACAGCGGACTGTCCAGCGACCATCTCGACCT TGACCCGAACACGGAATATGAAGCCCTCAGTCCGGGTATGTCCTCGCCCGGTCCGTCCATCAGCGAACGGGGTGGACAGAACTCGCCGCCCCGCTTCACGATATCGGTAAAGCAAGAGCCGTCCGTCCCGACCACCCCGACAGCAACAGCTCAGCAGCCCCCAGTCACCGTTCAGCAGGTTCAGCCGGTTGTACCACGACAGCAGCCGGCGGTTCTAGCGCAACCGATGGCGGCCACCCAGCGTACGGCGCAAACCACTGCGACAACTGCTGTGCCCGTTCGCTCTGCTGAAAAGCTGATAGGCACCAAAACAGCGATCGTCACTAACGGAGCGCCAACCGTGCTGAAAACGTCGGCAAACAAaacggccaccaccaccgtgtaCCAGCAGCCGGGAACGGGCATGAAATCACTGATCGCCAACGGCACGAAGCGACTGATCGCATCGACCAATGGCATTAGTGCGTCGACGGTCCCCCAGCAGCTGGTCGGCAGCAACGGCAAGGAGCTGAAGATTATCCGCATGGCCACGATGAAGAACGGACAAACGGTGGCAGTTGCCAACGGGCTGACGACGGCCGGTACGACCGGCACTAACAAAAAAGTTACCCTGCAGCTCAAAAACTCGACGCTAAAGGCGGGCGTCGGCGGCACCGGCGGCAGCACGATCATTCCCAAGAACGTAGTCCTGACCACGTCGAGCAGTGGCACGAATGGTCACAGCAGcgcggccaccaccaccaccaccaccaccaccaccgtgcccGGTGTGCGCAAAATCATACgcatgcagcagcagacgcAGCAGAACGGGCGGCAGATACTGGTGCCGGTGACGATTCAGGACCTGCGCACGATCAAGATCGTCAACTCGACCAACATGAAGGGCAGATCGTCGGCCAACATCAAGCTGGCGGCGGCTAACATGCTGCAGCAGTCGAAGCAAGGGCTAATACAGAAGAACGTGGTGCTGAGCAAggatcagctgctgctggacgatgGCGTGCTGTCCGATGCGGGCGGCCCCAGCTCGTCCTCCGACTCGGAAAGCTACGTGTTCGAGGACATTATGCAGCAGAGCAGCGCGGTGCTGGCGGAGGTCGAgcgacagcagcagaagcatcacagcagcatcatcagcgaCTCGGACGTCGAGCCGGACGGTGACGATGGGGACGACGATGACGTCGACATGGAGGAGATTGGCAAGGGCCGCAACCAGAACGGCACGTACCAGAAGCTGATGCTGACGGCGGAGGAGAAGCGGCTGCTGGCGAAGGAAGGCATCTCGCTGCCGACCAGCTACCCGCTCACCAAGCACGAGGAGCGCGAGCTGAAGCGCATCCGGCGGAAGATTCGGAACAAAATTTCCGCCCAAGATTCGCGCAAGCGCAAGAAGGAGTACGTCGACGGGCTGGAGGAAAG AGTGAAACAATGCACCGAAGAGAACCAGAATCTGGTGAAACGAATCAAGATTCTGCAGAGTCAAAATCACGACCTCGTTAGCCAGATGAAGCGCATCCAGTCGCTGCTGACCAAGGGCACGAGCAAAACGACCCAACCGGCCACCTgcctgatggtgctgctgatcAGCATGGCGCTGGTTGCCGTGCCGAACCTGAAGCTGGGCAACACGGCCACCCAGCAGAACATACAGGACTCGATCGAAATGTCCGAGCTGATGCAGGACCCGGCCAACGACAAGCTGCAGGTGGTGCAGCAGAGCCGCCGTGCACTGCTATTCGACACGAAGGAACAATCGcacgctgccgccaccgccgaggAGGAGCTGAACTTTGACGAGATCATGTCATCGTTCAACGCCAACGCGCTGATCGCCAACGAGCACGACTACTTCAGCGAGCTGGACGGAGGGCGGTCGGGCGGTGGTGAGCCGCTGTCGGCCAAGCGCTCCAAGCTGCTGCTACCGACGACCACGACGCTGATCGACTACGACGTCGATGACGACGTGTGGAACGGGGGCAGCAAGATACGCATCAAGCAGGAAGCGGCCGGATCCATGTCgccggacagcagcagcagcaacggcaacggcaacaaCGAGCTGTTCGAGCAGAAGGTGCGCGAGTTCCAGGCATCGCTGCAGAAAAGCATCCGCGATGCGGCCGAAGAACACACCACCGGCATGATGATGGCGGCCAAGTACGACCTCAACAGTGAGGTCATTGTGGATCGCGATCTGTTCGATTTGGtcggcaagcagcagcagcagcagcaggatggtGGACTGTACGAGATGTCTCTCGATACGTTCTCGAAGGCTGGCCTCAACAATGGCGGTATCGATCTGCTCGGTAGCGTTCGGGCCGAACCGACCGTTGTCAGTGCCGACTCGACCGGAGGTGATGCTAGTGACGCGCGGAAGCTTAACGCATCCCAGCAGATTCAGCAGCAGAACAACAAGCGTAAGCTGCTGCTGTAA